In one Nicotiana tomentosiformis chromosome 6, ASM39032v3, whole genome shotgun sequence genomic region, the following are encoded:
- the LOC138893595 gene encoding uncharacterized protein has protein sequence MEEIGVAQGMTKTGKVYTPGNLGGTSKEAAPKLHVVETGIDDLWRKIQAREYSVVDHLNKTPAQISILSLLQNLDMHKNALMKVLSEAYVLAGITSGEMANMVGQVLESHKITFHEDELPPEGRSHNWALHITVQFEDKFITRVLIDGGSSLNICPLTTLKILGKGLHDIRIGSMNVKAFNGSQRAIIGEINLDLQMAGAVASTLHQTVKFEWNHQEVIIHGDGSNPLYTNQTVPIIENKRNLGRETYHCIERVNAIEKDRWWSKKIESILSWTGYEPSKGFGKKLHGITKPVQLQYHSTTFGLGYEYTWQKYQDWTPPWRAPYYPLEQPVPPLHQTFHQADIIWGSEEDEVLASIRKLFLDEEDMDCSAIVEDGEEDLTIQTMEEGVVLKTWTVAPSRARQDPGIIITYPDEPTIVTCNKTTQHKDNDSEDLEDHIIPEEIVKIVENFENKPKSNMKETEAVNLGNSEIVKETRISIHLSSSEKEGYIRFLKEYEDIFAWSYDDMTGQHDETGRKEQAIYYLSKKFTPYEACQKLRHYFYAYTTYLISRMDQLKYIFQKPMPTGKLAKWQILLSEFDIIYVTQKVVKGQALVDHLAENLVDGEYEPLKTYFPDEEVSFVGEEITEAYDGWRVFFDGVENFKGVGIRVVLVSETGQHYQRFGSISASGSRRMGYEEHQNIAILALCTRADQEVHKDRVKHIPRIQNEFADALASLSSIIQHPNKNFIDPIPIGIHKQLAYCAHVEEEIDENSWFHDTMGYLEKGEYP, from the exons atggaagaaataggTGTCGCGCAAGGTATGACTAAAACTGGCAAAGTTTACACACCTGGGAATCTAGGAGGAACAAGCAAGGAAGCTGCACCTAAGCTGCATGTTGTTGAGACTGGCATTGACGATCTctggaggaagatacaagcaagggagtactctgttgttgaccacctgaacaagactcctgctcagatatctatCTTATCACTATTGCAAAATTTAGACATGCACAAgaatgctttgatgaaggtgttaagtgaagcttatgtactcgccggcatcactagtggagagatggctaacatggtcggacaggtgctggagagccacaaaatcactttccatgaagatgagttaccaccagaaggacGGAGTCACAACTGGGCGTTgcacatcacagtgcaatttgaggataagttcatcaccagggtcttgatagatggaggttcgagtctgaacatatgcccacTAACCACTCTAAAGatattgggtaaaggcctgcacgataTACGAataggaagcatgaatgtgaaggcattTAACGGATCTCAGAGAGCCATTATTggggaaatcaaccttgatctacaaATGG CTGGGGCAGTGGCTTCTACTCTGCACCAGACTGtgaagttcgaatggaatcatcaggaggtgatcattcatggagatggaagcAACCCTCTATACACCAACCAGACCGTTCCAATCATTGAAAACAAGAGGAATTTGGGTAGGGAAACATATCACTGCATTGAGCGGgtgaacgcaattgaaaaggatcgatggtggagcaagaagATAGAAAGTATATTGTCGTGGACGGGATATGAACCAAGCAAAGGTTTTGGCAAAAAGCTTCATGGGATCACCAAACCCGTACAACTACAGTATCATAGCACGACCTTTGGACTCGGATATGAATATACATGGCAAAAATATCAGGATTGGACACCTCCATGGCGTGCCCCATATTATCCATTGGAACAGCCCGTACCACCGTTGCACCAGACATTCCACCAGGCTGACATAATAtggggatctgaggaagatgagGTTTTGGCCAGCATAAGGAAGCTGTTTCtagatgaagaagacatggactgcagtgcaattgtTGAGGATGGGGaagaagaccttaccattcagacaatggaagagggagttgttctcaaaaccTGGACCGTTGCACCGTCCCGAGCTCGCCAAgatcctgg cataattattacatatcccgaTGAGCCTACAATTGTGACATGTAataagacaacgcaacataaggacaaTGATTCAGAAGATCTGGAAGAtcatataatacctgaggaaatcgtcaaaatagtagagaattttgaaaacaaaccgaAGTCTAATATGAAAGAAACTGAGGCCGTTAACTTAGGGAATTCTGAAATAGTCAAGGAAActcgtataagcattcatctatcatcGTCAGAGAAAGAAGGGTATATCAGGTTCCTAAAGGAGTATGAggacatctttgcatggtcctacgacgatatgaccg gacaacatgatgaaactggaaggaaggagcaggcgatatattatctgagcaagaagttcacgcctTATGAAGCCTG CcagaagttgaggcattatttctatgcatacactacatatctcatatcgaggatggatcagctaaaatacatctttcagaaacccatgcctacgggcaaactagcaaagtggcagatattgctgagtgagttcgaTATCATCTATGTAACCCAGAAGgtagtcaaagggcaagcattggtgGATCACTTGGCAGAAAATCTCGTAGACGGAGAATATgaaccattgaaaacgtattttcccgatgaggagGTATCGTTTGTAGGAGAAGAAATTACCGAGGCATACGATGGTTGGAGGGTGTTCTTCGACGGAGTagaaaacttcaaaggagtgggtatcagAGTTGTCTTAGTGTCAGAAACCGGTCAACACTATCAG AGATTCGGATCTATTAGTgcatcaggttctaggagaatgggctatgaagaacaccaaaatattgccatacttgcattgtgtacaagagctgatcaagaggttcacaaagatagagtcaAACATATTCCAAGAattcagaatgagtttgcagatgcattagccaGTTTGTCTTCCATAATACAACACCcaaacaagaatttcatcgatcccatcccaataggaattcataagcagctagcttattgtgctcatgttgaggAAGAAATTGATGAAAATTCGTGGTTCCACGACACCATGGGATACTTAGAAAAGGGAGAATATCCATAG
- the LOC104104016 gene encoding uncharacterized protein — translation MDAIQQLGLPVLGIIAAAAVTFYVVSFSEIREKSFRDFEDAEESESGGFKYVSSRERRARRKADKTKPKS, via the exons ATGGATGCAATTCAACAATTAGGACTTCCAGTACTGGGAATTATAGCAGCAGCAGCTGTTACATTTTATGTAGTCAGCTTTTCAGAGATTAGAGAG AAATCATTTAGAGATTTTGAAGATGCAGAAGAATCAGAAAGTGGTGGATTCAAGTATGTTAGCTCTAGAGAGAGAAGAGCCAGAAGAAAAGCTGATAAAACAAAACCCAAATCATGA
- the LOC104104017 gene encoding protein CYSTEINE-RICH TRANSMEMBRANE MODULE 4-like yields the protein MSNYNNNQSQGTYPPPETACPYPQQTQGAYVAPPPPAGYPTGEYGHGNSSVPAKTQTRGDGFWKGCFAALCCCCVLDACF from the exons ATGAGTAACTACAATAACAACCAGTCTCAAG GAACTTATCCTCCACCAGAGACTGCTTGTCCATATCCGCAGCAGACTCAGGGTGCTTACGTGGCTCCTCCGCCGCCGGCTGGTTATCCGACGGGAGAGTACGGTCATGGAAATTCCTCCGTTCCGGCCAAAACTCAGACCAGGGGCGACGGTTTCTGGAAAGGATG TTTTGCTGCATTGTGTTGCTGCTGTGTGTTGGACGCTTGCTTCTAA